The following coding sequences are from one Panicum hallii strain FIL2 chromosome 5, PHallii_v3.1, whole genome shotgun sequence window:
- the LOC112893310 gene encoding uncharacterized protein LOC112893310 — MPSRAMNRLFVESSSSSGGGGCREAEPAAAVLCAPRPRRAHVHPCSADLILGPPPFLLSNNKSKEGGKTKAPEADGDKDGGWALFGGSPPARADNPLVHDPHFLLNQRHPADSSPLELGIFDHQSRSNYSHRPTYISSNSSSSSNSFAPSFAPAVRIQGFDVAACRSAHPNGGGRVLSARA, encoded by the exons ATGCCTTCCAGAGCGATGAACCGGCTGTTCGTCGAGTCGTCGTCCtcgtccggcggcggcggctgcagggaggccgagccggccgCGGCGGTGCTCTGCGCCCCGAGGCCGCGCAGGGCCCATGTCCACCCCTGCAGCGCCGACCTCATCCTCGGCCCGCCGCCCTTCCTTCTCAGCAACAACAAG AGCAAGGAGGGCGGCAAGACCAAGGCGCCGGAAGCGGACGGCGACAAGGACGGGGGCTGGGCGCTGTTCGGCGGATCGCCACCGGCGCGCGCGGACAACCCGCTCGTGCACGACCCCCACTTCCTGCTCAACCAGCGCCACCCCGCCGACTCGTCGCCATTGGAGCTCGGGATTTTTGaccaccagagccgcagcaaCTACAGCCACCGCCCCACGTATATTAGCAgtaacagcagcagcagcagcaacagtttTGCCCCGTCGTTCGCGCCGGCCGTGAGGATCCAGGGGTTCGACGTCGCCGCGTGCCGGAGCGCCCACCccaacggcggcggccgcgt
- the LOC112895918 gene encoding anther-specific protein RTS-like — MKAAAATLVLALVVAAAAVAPSPSAAAVAKNTVGAHHRHGPRWRDHYHRGSRSPLAGLTECVTVCGSGVTGCMLDCYKPSLGLDPVQLPVCLLKCTNDAMICGSSCSTNL; from the coding sequence ATGAAGGCCGCCGCGGCGACGCTTGTGCTGGCGCTGGtggtcgcggccgccgccgtggcccCGTCGCCATccgccgcggcggtggcgaAGAACACCGTCGGCGCCCACCACCGCCACGGCCCCCGCTGGCGCGACCACTACCACCGCGGCAGCCGGTCCCCCCTGGCGGGGCTGACGGAGTGCGTCACCGTCTGCGGGTCGGGGGTGACGGGGTGCATGCTCGACTGCTACAAGCCGTCGCTGGGGCTGGACCCCGTGCAGCTGCCCGTCTGCCTCCTCAAGTGCACCAACGACGCCATGATCTGCGGCTCCAGCTGCTCCACCAACCTCTAG